The sequence TCGACAAAATCACCAAGAGCATGATGCAAAAGATCATCAAAGTACCCGTGGTGCAGTTGAAAGCAGCTTGCAAAAAAGACCAAGCAGAAGAAATGATCGGAATTATTTCTGATCTTTTTGACTTGGAAAAAGAAAACACCAAGCATTCATAAACACAAGCATTAAAGTAAAGAGGCAATAATTTTGAAACATCCAGGACAGATTTCAAGTCAAATTTGCCCTAGATGTTTTCTTTGTTTACGAGGCAATTTTTTGAAAAACATTTGCTTTCGACTTACTTTAGTGGCAACATAAAAAACGCTACTTCAATGTCAACAGTAATCGGTAAATGGGCCATTGCCCTTTGTTTGTATCTAGTATCCTTTAGCTTCACTAACGCCCAAATGTATGAGGTGTACAACCCTCAGCTGGAACTGATCCAGAAAATCAACGACGACCACATCTTTCTGTTAAGTGAATCTATCCGAGTGAGTGACAAAGACCAAAAGCTCAAACTCCTGAATCAAAATTATGAGCCGTTTTTGGAACTGGAAGGATCATCGATATACCAATACCTAAGCCCTTGGATACTGGTGGAAAAAGATGGAAAGCTTGGAGCCTACCACGAATACGGCGAACAGATCATGAAGCCGGAATACGATCACATTGACACCCGCTACAACGAACTGCTCGGCAAAAGGGGAAACACCTTTTACCATTATGATATCGGCACCAAAATTTTGAATTCCCTAGGCACTTTCCAAGAAGCAAAAATTGCAAAAAATGGCCAGGTGATCGCCAAGGTACCCGCCGGCTACCAACTCCCGCTTTCTGAAAACCCCCAACATATCTATCAACATTTGGCATCGGCTTCAAACAGCGCTATCCTTTCCCGTGAAACCAGCGGGTATGGACTTATCAACAGGCATGGGGACTATATTCTTGAGCCGGTTTTGGACACCCTCCTGCACCTTGAAAAAGAATTCTTTTTTGGCTTTAACGAAAACCAGTACATGCTCATCAAGGCCACAGAGGATGATGCTCAAATCAAGTACAGTAGCTATCACAAAATCGCCTTGGAAAACGATGTCATCCTCGAATACATCCATGGACGCCTCCGAAGGATCATGAAAAACGACGGAATCCTACTTGACATCATGGGCATGGCAGACGTAAACCGCATAGATGCCCACCATTATAATGTTTATTTCAAAAATGGAAAAGTAGGTCTCCTGGACAGCAAAGGAGTTTGGCAAGTCGTCCCAGCGGACAGCATCACCTCGATCTTACCCGGCAATGAAGAACGTTACGGGGCTTTGCACGGCCGATTCTACGGCTATGTAAACCGCGCGGGAAAATGGGTGATCCCCAATACTTTTGAAGGAACCGGACGGTTTTCTGAAGGGTTGGCTGCCGTAAAGGCCAAAGGAGCTTGGGGCTACATTGACAGTCATGGCAGCATGGTCATCCCTCCTCATTTCGATGACGCAGGGGAATTCCATAACGGACTGGCGGTCGTCAAAAAAGAAGGAAAAGCTAACCTGATCGATCGCAGCGGAAAGGAAATCCTATCCTCTTACTACCAGCATATTGATCGATCTGACGACCACTATTACATCACCGAAAATGACGGAATGTTTGGGATCATCGATCCTAACGGAAAGGAAATCGCCTCCCCAACCTTCCAATCCGTAAGACGGGAAGGTTATGACCGAATCATCGTACAGAAAAACGGAAGATTTGGCATCATCAATGAATCCGGAGAAGCACTCCTTCCGGTGTATTATCAAGACATCATCATCGACAACAGCGCCCAAAAAATACTTGCAGAAGACATTTTTAAGCCAATGGTCCCCGAAGAGGACAAAAAAGGTAAAAAGAAACGGAAATAGTGGTCCACGCGATATTCCTGGCAAGCCGCTTCCTTGATAGCATGATCAATAAGCAGCATACTCCACGCCTTGGCAGGGCCCCTCTGCATAGCAAAGGGCAAGTCCATGGTAACCATTAGCCTGATTTTAAGCCACGGATAAAAGGGATGAACACAGATTAGCAATGCCTCAAGGCCACATCTGTGAATATCAGTGTTCATTCGTGACCAAAGCGCAGCCAAAGATGGCAAAGCATAGGCATAGCCATCGAAATAGACAAGCCCCATCTTTGCTGCTTCACCCGATTTACTGCGGGAGGTTTTGAGGTTAGAACAAAAATAACCGGTCACCAGCATTCTCTTGACTACTGGCGACCGGTTTTCTATTGATATTCCAGTCAATTTACTTTTTGTCTCCTTTGGACTTATCATTGCCTTTTCCTTCATCAGGCTTGGCAATGGAATCCCTCATGTCCGTATCCGATTTGATATTTTCCATCCTGTAATAATCCATTACGCCAAGATTTCCGGACCTGAAAGCCTCTGCCAGTGCCTTGGGCACTTCCGCCTCGGCTTCTACTACCTTGGCCCTCATTTCCACATTTCGGGCTTTCATCTCCTGCTCCAATGCCACGGCCATGGCCCTTCTTTCCTCTGCTTTAGCCTCTGCCACTTTAAGGTCAGCAGAAGCTTGATCGATCTGTAACTTGGCCCCGATATTGGTGCCCACATCGATATCAGCAATGTCAATGGACAAGATTTCAAATGCCGTGCCTGCATCTAGTCCGCGCTGGAGGACAAGCTTGGAAATCTTATCAGGATTTTCGAGCACACTCTTATGGGTTTCGGCTGAGCCGATAGAGGTCACGATTCCCTCCCCGACCCTGGCTAGAATGGTGTCCTCTCCAGAACCACCGACCAATTGGGCGATATTGGCCCGAACGGTCACCCTGGCCTTGGCGATGAGCTGAATCCCATCTGCCGCGACGGCCGCCACGTTGGGCGTATTGATCACCTTCGGATTTACCGATATTTGTACTGCCTCAAACACATCTCGCCCGGCCAAATCAATTGCCGTTGCCTGCTTGAAGCTAAGGTTAATATTGGCCTTATCGGCAGAAATCAGTGCCCTGATCACATTGGGTACATTCCCTCCTGCCAGGTAGTGGGTCTCCAGCTCATTGGTGGTCAGATCAAGCCCTGCCTTGGTAGCGGTAATGAGTGAGTTAACAATAATGCTAGGGGGCACCTTTCTGATCCTCATCCCGATCAGCTCGCCTATCCCCACTTTCACATTGGCAAAAATTGCTGTTATCCACAGGTTTACCGGCACAAAATAAAGGAAGATGAACAGTAAAATCAATCCTCCAAAAGCTGCAATTAAAATAATTGCCGAGTTTGCTAATTCCATAGTATATTATTTAATGATAATTCTATTGTATTCTAGTTGTTGGATTTCGACATTCTGCCCTGCAGGGATAAAGCCTGTATTGGACTTCACCTCATAGATCATGTCACCAAACTCCGCTTTTCCGTAAGGTTTGATATCGGAAACCGTCTTGCCCCGAAGGCCCACCTGCAAGCCTTGTAAACGATCATCGTAAGTGCGACTAGAGATGGTGTCTTTCAGTGAAAACCGCTTCCATACACCGGATTTAAAACCATAAAAAATCACGCCTATATTTGCTATAGCGGTAAGTCCAAGCACCCACAAAGCGGTGGACGAATCATAATTGATAAAGGTAAAATATACGCCAAGCCCACTAAAAACCAGCCCCAAAATTCCCACCAGCGTGGTTCCTGGGACAAAAATCACTTCCAGAAGGATGAGGATCAAGCCTAGCACCAATAATCCAAGAATAAGCGCCCAAGTCATGGTTTTTTGTTAATTGTTCTGCTCAAATTAGATAGATTTTTTTGATTTAGGAAATCCCCCCATTTAATTTTACATTTAAAAATCAAGAAGGCCGGAATTTAGCATTGGCAAATCTTGCCATGCCCAATCCCGGCCTTTTCCGTATTCTCTGCAGCGTTACAAGTGAAAGGGTTCCCCCCAACTATTTGAACCCCGAATAGCTTTATGGAGTCAGCAACGCTACACAAATCTTAAGACTCCCTACCATAATTCAATCAATACGCTTTGGCAAACAACACCCTTCCGCTGGATGGATTGCCGGTAAGCACACATTTCCCTTCTTCCTTCACTTGGTCCAACGGAATGCATCGAATGGTCGCTTTGGTCAACTCCTTGATTTTTTCTTCTGTCTCAG comes from Echinicola vietnamensis DSM 17526 and encodes:
- the floA gene encoding flotillin-like protein FloA (flotillin-like protein involved in membrane lipid rafts): MELANSAIILIAAFGGLILLFIFLYFVPVNLWITAIFANVKVGIGELIGMRIRKVPPSIIVNSLITATKAGLDLTTNELETHYLAGGNVPNVIRALISADKANINLSFKQATAIDLAGRDVFEAVQISVNPKVINTPNVAAVAADGIQLIAKARVTVRANIAQLVGGSGEDTILARVGEGIVTSIGSAETHKSVLENPDKISKLVLQRGLDAGTAFEILSIDIADIDVGTNIGAKLQIDQASADLKVAEAKAEERRAMAVALEQEMKARNVEMRAKVVEAEAEVPKALAEAFRSGNLGVMDYYRMENIKSDTDMRDSIAKPDEGKGNDKSKGDKK
- a CDS encoding NfeD family protein: MTWALILGLLVLGLILILLEVIFVPGTTLVGILGLVFSGLGVYFTFINYDSSTALWVLGLTAIANIGVIFYGFKSGVWKRFSLKDTISSRTYDDRLQGLQVGLRGKTVSDIKPYGKAEFGDMIYEVKSNTGFIPAGQNVEIQQLEYNRIIIK
- a CDS encoding WG repeat-containing protein encodes the protein MSTVIGKWAIALCLYLVSFSFTNAQMYEVYNPQLELIQKINDDHIFLLSESIRVSDKDQKLKLLNQNYEPFLELEGSSIYQYLSPWILVEKDGKLGAYHEYGEQIMKPEYDHIDTRYNELLGKRGNTFYHYDIGTKILNSLGTFQEAKIAKNGQVIAKVPAGYQLPLSENPQHIYQHLASASNSAILSRETSGYGLINRHGDYILEPVLDTLLHLEKEFFFGFNENQYMLIKATEDDAQIKYSSYHKIALENDVILEYIHGRLRRIMKNDGILLDIMGMADVNRIDAHHYNVYFKNGKVGLLDSKGVWQVVPADSITSILPGNEERYGALHGRFYGYVNRAGKWVIPNTFEGTGRFSEGLAAVKAKGAWGYIDSHGSMVIPPHFDDAGEFHNGLAVVKKEGKANLIDRSGKEILSSYYQHIDRSDDHYYITENDGMFGIIDPNGKEIASPTFQSVRREGYDRIIVQKNGRFGIINESGEALLPVYYQDIIIDNSAQKILAEDIFKPMVPEEDKKGKKKRK